Within the Naumovozyma castellii chromosome 1, complete genome genome, the region ACATAATATGGTTGATGATGCTAATGATCCAATCTTAAACCAAATTAGACACGTGCAATTGTTTAACGGTTCTTCAGATCGTGTTAAAGTTATATTCCATCCAGAATTCTTGAATGCAAATAATCCAATCCTGGGTTTAGACtatgatgaatttgtaAGAGGGTGTCATTTAGGTGTATTCCCCTCCTATTATGAACCTTGGGGTTATACTCCGGCAGAATGTACCGTCATGGGGGTTCCATCCATTACAACTAACCTTTCAGGGTTCGGTGCATACATGGAAGATTTaattgaaacaaatcaAGCTAAAGATTATGGTATTTACATTGTGGACCGTCGTTTTAAGGCACCTGACGAATCTGTAGAACAATTAGTCGATTATATGGAAGAATTCGTTAAGAAGACTAGAAGACAAAGAATTAACCAAAGAAATAGAACGGAAAGATTATCTGATCTATTGGATTGGAAACGTATGGGTTTAGAATACGTAAAGGCAAGACAATTGGCACTACGTAGAGCGTACCCAGATCAATTCAAACAATTGGTAGGTGAAGAACTAAATGACACAAATATGGATACTTTGGCCGGTGgtaaaaaattaaagattgcCAGACCGTTAAGTGTGCCCGGTTCTCCTCGTGAAACAAGACAGGCAAGTGCCATATATATGACGCCTGGTGATTTAGGTACCTTACAAGAGGCCAACACTGCTGATgattatttcaatttaagTATAGGGTCCCATGATGGCGATGACGAGCAAGGCCCATACGCCGATGAAAATTAGATAAaacacacacacacacacacacacacacacacacacaccTACTTCACttagatatatattttacTTTTGCTACCTACCATACTGTATCATATCGTGTTACTTACTACTGTATAATTCGTACAATTAATGACTTTTTATGAATTCTTAATATGTTTCCTTCTTTATTATTGCTGCGCCAAGATTTgcctttttttttcacggagaagaataatataataGGTTGAAGAATAGGGATCCACTCGAACttttattcattgaatattcttcaaatagAACAAACAAAAGCAAAGGCAAACCAATCATGCAAGATACCTCAAAAGTTAAGCAGCCCGAACAAGTCCCAGGACACAAAGTTGCCAAGTCCCTCAACAAATTCAGTGGTCAACCGGACTCCTACGTCAACAAGACAAATTATATCTTCGGTAAGACCCTTGGTGCAGGTACATTTGGTGTGGTGAGACAAGCGAGACAATTATCTTCACAGGAGGACGTGGCAGTTAAGATCCTTTTGAAAAACGCCTTGAAGGGCAATGACGTGCAATTGCAGATGTTATATGATGAGTTATCCATCTTACAACGACTACATCACCCTAATATCGTGGCGTTTAAGGACTGGTTCGAGTCGAGAGATAAATTCTACATCGTAACACAATTGGCCACTGGtggtgaattatttgatagGATTATCAAGAAGGGAAAGTTTACTGAAGTGGACGCGGTAAATATCATGGTTCAATTGTTGGACGCTGTAAAGTATATCCATTCTCAAAATATCGTTCATAGAGATTTGAAACCGGAAAATGTGTTATACCTGGATCCAAGTGATGAGTCACAATTAGTCATTGCTGATTTTGGTATTGCTAAGGAGTTGAAGAGTAACgatgatttgatttttaAAGGAGCAGGGTCTTTAGGTTATGTGGCCCCTGAAGTGTTGACTAAAGAGGGACATGGTAAACCATGCGATATTTGGTCCCTGGGTGTTATTACTTACACTTTACTGTCAGGTTATTCACCCTTTATAGCGGAAAGCGTGGAGGGATTTTTGGAAGAATGTACAAGAAGTAGATACCCAGTTCAATTCCATAAGCCATATTGGGATTCCATATCTGATGAAGCTAAAGATTTTATATTGAAAGCTTTAACCATCGACCCAGAGGAAAGACCATCCGCGGAAGAATTAATGAATGATCCATGGATAACTAGTAAGCATATTAACACCACCAATATCTTACCAGATGTAAAGAAGGGATTCACCTTGCGTAAGAAGTTGCGTGATGCCATTGAGATAGTTAAATTGAACAACAGAATTAAAAAACTGAGAAATCTTTATTTATCAGATGAATCGGATAGTGATTTggaggaaaataaaataaagtCCACTGTGGATGAATTGCAAAGCTCTTTACGTGCTTTATCTTTGACGCCTACCAATACTGCCGGTAATTTGTCACCGGAACaaagagaattgaaatcTGCATTAACTAGAAACACATTCGCTCAAATTGTTAACGCAGCAACACAAAATAAGGGTAGACTAAATGATTCAGGCGATAACAAAGATAAATAATGTCACATATAATGCgattttaaattatttttaataatgtaTAAATAaccaattattattgtatTTATTATGCATGGATGCATTGCTCTCTAACTAGTTTTATCTTTGTGCAGCTCTTCTTAAGGATCTGTCCCTTCTTGATTGAGATTCTGTTTCGCTCTTAGTCTCCTCCTCATCAGCAGgtgatttttcttcttcttggtaGTTGTTGTCTGAGAAACCCTCCTCcatatattcttcttcagagTAGTCATTGGCATCTACATATTCTTCGTTTACATCATCTTCGTAGTCATCGGTATATTGATTATCAACTGCGTAATTAATTTCATGTTCTTGGGTTCGTctacttcttcttgaactggaaacaatttcttggaaCTCATCCTTCATGTTGCTCAACATATGAATCAGTTCCCGAAAATATGCAAGATACTCAACTAAAGCTGTACATTGATCTCTTACACTCTTTTgttcaattaatttatctGTGGCTAGTAATTCCTTTATATTGCTTAAAAACTTATCAAGGCTCTCAATGTCAGTACTGATCTCAAACCAGTATTGACTATCCTCACTAGTCTTAGCATTAAGAATGTCTTTCATCATACTCCTCTTATCATGAAATAGAAGTTTGAACTCGATATTTATTAAGTGACCAAATTGCTCGTAGAAATTTAGTTTATCAATCTTGTTAGAGGACAAATCTTCTAACAACCTCATTAAAGTTGGCGCATCGGTAAACCAAAACACATCCATAGAATCACCATATGTATTAAGGCGAGGAAGATAGAAGTCACCACAGTTAGATATCCTTCCAACCAAAAACTCTTGCATTCGCAATTTATATACATCCTCGTACGGATAGGACACAGGTGTGTCCAtcatttcatcaataaatagCTTGGACCATTTACTGGAGTGGTCAGCTACGGTGATCAAGCCTTGCTTATATTTCACACCTTTCAGAGATTTTGTAATCTCATTGACAAGATTCAGCTTGTTTGAAAGATCTTTTCTCTTATCTTCCCTCAATTGAGATCGTTTCTTATTTCTGTTTAACAATTTTCTGTGCATTAGAGAGGTTAATGCATGAAAATCTTCGTATGTTTGCGCTATACCATTTGCTATAAATCGAGGAGCATGATCTGTCACGAttccaaatggaaaatcTTTTTTTAAATGACTCAACCTCTGGATTTCATTATGAACTactgaagaatttataAGACACCAATCAACTAGTACACTCAGAAGAGTAACTCTATCAGATGGATTCAATGCTAGTATACCTTTTTTGTCTATGTTTGAAGCATATAATGGATCAGATTCTCTTGGAAGCGGTTGCATTAGGGGTACCTCTGGGAGACGATTTGTTAAAATTTCAGGGTTTTTAGGGTCAACGGGAGATCCATTATcgattttttcaaatatgtcCCACTCCCACTTGGAAATTGCAATAGGATGAACTCTCCATTCCTTTGGATACCCCCATTCAATGGCCTTGTGACGTAACTGTTGGAATAAGTTGCTAAATTTGGTTTTGGAGGACCTAAATTGTTCCAACTCAGGTGATTGAAAGATCCCAGATTTCGGTATATTGAAAAGTAATTTCAGTAATGTCAACAGAAAAAGATTTATCTTATCTTGTGAATCTATTATATCTTTTGTTGGTATAAAATCTGAATATGCCTTAATAGGGTCGTCCAGTGAGCTAGTTTTTTTTGTGGCACTTGTTGCTGGGTAAAGATCTAAACCTATTTCAAATGTCTGAAACGATAACTTCGACAAATCCTTGGAAAAAAAGGAACTGAACTTATTGAGAAATGtcattaatttcataatCGTTCCTGCGTACGGTATATTCTTCACGTCAGCAAATATGTCTTGAATTCTTAAACCCTTCGTAGAATCTTTGTCAATAAAATCAGAAGATAGTATGGGAACGTTTGGTGACCAGTTCTGATTCAATGAAagattttctaaatttttattgtccaatgacgatgatgtcttcaatttttttaccATTTTATTGGTGTCATTGGTCGAGTCCTTTTCTTTCCTCCTAGGCTTAGTTTTCATCTCATCAATGAGGTCTTCTTCATTCAAGTTTTTTCTTAGAGACGGTACACGAGCCGATCTTCTCAACCCTGTTGCAAAACTGGATAAATCTGAGGGAGAATGAACAACTTTAATGCTTTTAAAATCTGCAAATGTCATTTGacccttcttctttggaggtttttcaattttattcGCTTTCAAACTGGGAGAAGGGGTAGAAACCTTTGATGTGACGGGAGTCTTTACATCCGATGTAACAAGACTGTCCGATGACATTCCAGCCTCATCAGTATCCTGtgaatccaaatcaatGACATCAGACATAACAATTACAATTTTTGATTAGTTGCTTCTCATGTACCAGCCACCATCGCACTTATGGATGGAAAGATTTGTTACGCGTTTATATGTTCACTCTTCAAAACTTGACGcgttttcttttcaaccctattgttttctttctttacGAGCccttattttatttaacCCTAGGGTTAGAGATTAAGAAATGTGGAATGACAAAAGTAGTAGTATTTAACAAATATACCATAGTCAGCTTCTCCCCTGCAAAGAACGATTGTAATCGTCAGCAAGATAGGGAGGATGTTTAGAGATAGAACCAACTTATTTCTATCGTACCGTCGTACTTTTCCTCATAATGCCCAATTTTCCACAATTGGAAGTGGAAGGAAACCATTTCAAGACAACGAAAATGTGGGAGATCTTGATTTAGAGGCTTATCCTATGGTGGATATGGATTCCACTAGCTCTAGTGGTAAATTGGATACATTACCCCCATTATTTGTGGAAATTGCAAgagatattgatgaatatttgatagaAGTGGCGTCGTTGATGGGGAAATTAACTAAACTGTATAAGAAGAATTCATTGCCTGGTTTTGAAGACAAGAGTCGTGATGAGAGCGTCATTGAGGACTTAAGTTATAAGGTTATTCAGAACTTCCAAAAATGTTACAATATCACCAAGAAGttggaaaaaatatttaacaCGCAGATGATGGAGGGCAAACAGTTAAATAAAGGGGAATTGATTATCTtagataatattttaaaaagatATGCGCAAAAGATCCAAGGTGAGAGTAACAGATTTAGAGTACTGCAGAATagttatttgaaatttttgaataaagatgatttgaaaccaaTTTCGGCAAAGCCAGAAAGTGATACGTCTCAAATGTTATTGTTCGAGATGGAGGATAATGAGCAATCAAACGTGGAAGCACAGCAAGACATTGATGCATATTCAAGGAAGACTTTACAGCGACAACAAGAGTTAACTACGACAAATGAATCTAGTCAACAATTTTTACAACAAagagatgaagaaattaccCAATTGGCCAAGGGTGTCCTTGAAGTGAGTACTATTTTCAGAGAGATGCAAGGTCTTATTATAGACCAAGGGACAGTGGTGGACCGGATTGATTATAATTTGCAAAACACAACgattcaattgaaagaggCAAATAAAGAGTTGGGACAAGCAACAGTTTATCAAAAAAGGACCCAAAAATGTAAGATCATTTTGCTGCTAAGTCTATGTGTGATAGccttatttttctttgttatGTTGAAACCAAGTAGCagtggtggtggtggtggtggtgaaGGAAGTAGAAGTCATACTGATAAACAAGAGGATCATAAGACACCTAGCAGGCCCAAGGAAAACAACAATTCACCGGCAAATAATATAGATGAATCAAGACCTGAAATAGAGTTAAAACCGGAAACTGAAGATGTAAAGGGAGCGCTTGAAGATAATACTGTGCGAGATCTGTTGGATGATACagttattgatgaaaaacTGCGAATCGCCATTATATAGCTAGAGAATCTGAAGTAGAAAAGTAATCAATTATGCCGATCTTATGGTGTTTCAGTAGTGAAGaactttaatattttaaatgagataatatttttttaattttataacTTGAAAAAGTAGAACTAATAATACACTATAAAAAGTAATATAATTATGGAATATAAGTGATCAATGTTTACCTGAATCCATATGCACCCCCTGCGTTAAAGGATGTAGCTGAAggtaaattattatttgccATACGTTTCTTGTAGGCTGGTTTGAAATGCATGGAATTACCGCCGGGAATACTTGATGGcatttgattattttgtGGGTAGTAACGAGCTGTATTATTCATAGGCATGGTTGGACCATAATTATTTCTTGGGAATCCATTATTCGGCTGCTGTTGATATGGGTATTGATTATGGTGGGGTCTTCCATTGGCTCTTCTTGCATTCATATTCCCATTATTAGGTAAgaaatttggattattttgtaaaatggCTTGTGAATTATCTGGTCCTGCAGATTGTGGATACATTGTTCTTTGTTGTGGGTTCATATTTCTATTAACCCCATTTTGTTGTGGGAAATTTGGCGATGGCTGTGGATATGGTGCTTGATAATTGGGTTGTTGTCTAGTTTGGGGACCATTTTGGTAATTTTGTTGTGGAAGAGGAGGATTATAGTAATTTGGATTTACACCTCTTTGAGACACTGAAGTGAAATCGGAATGTttatcatcgtcatcatcatggTCGTTGTTAGTTGATTCTAACCCAGAGGAAGGTTTTAACatatcttccaataatttgTTTGATTTTTGATCTTGAATCACATTCTTCTGTGAATAATTTGATGATGCTAGGGACGCAGAAAGCCCGTATGGCATATCTTGTGcattcttcttattttcaGGATTCAATTTACTATCGTTGTCAATGATGGAGAATGCAGCATATGATTCTCTTCCATTCTTATCTTGTTCAGCGGCTAATATACTATTTGATTTTTCCACTTCATATGCTTGTACAGTTGCATCAGAACCATTCTTTTCTCCtaataaagatgatgataaatctGTATTTGTAGTATTTTCCTTCGATATCAAATTATGTTGGAAATCAGGCAATACTGTGGCCttattattgttcttgtaTGGATCTGCGGCAGAGAATCTTGTACTATCATTAACTTCGTTTAAGATTGCCATGGTTGCCTCATCAGCATCATAACCGTCAGTATTAGAACCTGATCCCGATGAATGAGCGACGAATATTAGAGGAatcattaataatggtaGTGCAGCAGCTGGAATTAATAACCAGGAACACCAGGTCATATGTGGgtaaaacaataaaaatgtAATTATGCAAACCAATGCCGCTAAGAGAAATCCCAGGATTGCGAgcaataaatttaaagcGAACAAAACTGCTGAAGTTGTCCCTGAACTAACCAATGATACTACTGCAGTAATAGTGATGGAAAGAAATGAGAAAAAGTTTAATCCAGCAGCAATGGGAACTacaatcaatattttcccCAAAATTTTTCGttgatttgaattcattttccatgAATCTGTACTATCTGTTAGAGAATATGGGTCGTATGAAGCCTTTGCCTTGGAGCAGGTAGATCCTGAGTCACTGTTGGAGCAATATCCAAACACACCGTATGTTATTGATTCATGTTTGGAGAGCCCAATTTGCTTAAATACAGGTGCAGTTACGCAACAAATTATTAGGAAGGCCATGGAAACAAATTCCGCTATGGCAATAATGGTGAACAGGATAGTTGATTTCCTGCTGACACTCATTGCTTGTTATATCTTTAGGATATGCTTGTAGCTgtgattttttttctgaTCTTTTTTGTTTTCCAATGAATCAGAGAGAAATGGTTAATAATGTATGGAGACGttgattattttccaaCCGAACTTTAAGTGATGATTTGAAGTATAGTCTTGTAGAGTTATATAGAATCTCCTTGGAGAGGGATCATATAAAAATAGATTAGATAGTGGGCAAGTGTATAGATACAGCCATcaatataaacaaaaatggtaattgaaggaaatggGAAGTTTTTCTTATCAGGAACCATCGATCCTCGAGACCCATAATAAATTGTGGAAACCGTTGACGCGTCTGAGAGAAAACGCGCAGGGCAGAAAGACTCCCCATCCTCGAGGAAAGTCCAAGCCTTGTCTGGCGACAATCTCTTCAGAGAGATCGTGGGAGAAACAAGACTCAATTGCTACACTATGCTTGGTAGAGGTTAATATTAGAGCCACAAATGTGTTATTCAATTGCAACTTGTGGTTCTATAAATGTGAAGACTTATATGTTGGCATTTGTGTTACTCTTAGtgatgttattattattattgtttgttaTGCCTTTCTTCAACCAGCCAcgtttcttttcaaagagCGAAAACATAAAAATAGAAGGTTCGCGCgccaaaaaaatatctccCGGGGGCGAGTCGAACGCCCGATCTCAAGATTTCGTGTTTTAAATTACAGTCTTGCGCCTTAAACCAACTTGGCTACCGAGAGAAACTTAGAAAATTGGATATTTTTACGCGACTGGAACCAAGCTTATAGAACTTCTGGAGTGTCACTTATTTCCAAATAACTACCATAGCTGGAAACTTTTAACTAAGACTAGGGCACTAAGTGTAGACCAGGGTATGTCTGAAAAGAATTAGCAGGAAAAAACTTAACtcaaaatgaatatttattttttcatcaatatattcattgaaaattcattttctctAGAAACGTtatcaaagaataatttcaaaataaataaatattaaacTTAATACTGTCGTTTCTGTTCAAATATCTGTGTTTTTAACACCTTTTTTCGtgatttaaatttattttctttgctGTGTAAACTCAACTGATGAGCAACTCGAGCTGGGTAGAACACAACGTCAGAAGCTGAAAACTTATTGGGATATTACAGTATTTAATGGATTCAATTATATAAATCTTATTTaacaattattaaacaaaatatagCAATATTAAAGTAAGAACTATGAACTgtataaaaaattattaaaacaCCATCTAAATGGACATTTGTAGAAATCTTTTATATTAAGGTGTAAAAAACATCAGAACAGAGAGACCTTTAGTTCACTTAAAAAGAGAAATATAATAGAAAATCGAACTAACTGTTATTCAGTAGAATAACTTGTTTATTATAAACTCTTAGAGCATTGGCAGTTGGTGCATGAGCAGTTCTTTGGTGCAACGGAACATGCACATCTAGAGCATTGGCAGTTGGTGCATGAGCAGTTCTTTGGTGCAGCGGAACATGCACATTTAGAGCATTGGCAGTTAGTGCATGAGCAGTTCTTTGGTGCAACGGAACATGCACATCTAGAGCATTGGCAGTTGGTGCATGAGCAGTTCTTTGGTGCAGCGGAACATACACATTTAGTGCATAAACAAGCTCTCTTGTCTGTTGATGTACAGGTACATTTGTTTGGATTTTGACAGTTGGCGCATGAGCAGTTTATTTGAGGGTTAATTGAAGCTGTGGACATTATTTTAAAACTTGATATTTTgtgtttttttattattcttagTGGTCTGTTTAGAAAACCACAAAgtaaaagaaaaagttgAGGACATATCTTTCTATATCGCTATACGTGAGGTCCCTTTATATGTTTTCCTCATCCTGTCTTGCTCTCTTATTGCTGATTTTATGACACTATGAGATGACAGCATTATGCGCGCaaggaaaatttcattttgcAGCGTTAATTTCTCTTCATCGAGATGTTCCAGCACAATACAGCTATTGTCCCTCAACTCAAAAAAACTATTTTAACTGACTGACAGCGTCGcaatcaaataaatatcttctcatgttcttctttgaaactACTTTTCCATTTGGTTCCAGATGGTTGGCACTAACGAACCTCTGTCTGCTTTTCCCCCGAACCCACGCATGCGGTGCTTTTTGGAACGGcatttttctattttccTTGTGTTCTACGGACTTTTCTTGGTGCCCTTAGGTCCACACACACAATTTCTTTgcttttttttcaatgagTAATTCTAATATggatgaaatatttcaacaaGGATAACATTTCAATGGGCTGACTCAAAAAGATGAAGGATCCATTAACCAAGCTTATCTTATAGTTCAAATCCAAGCAGCTCAATCGTCTACGTACGCTATCAATAGAGAAGTGAACTAATGACAATACAGACTTCTTTCACAGATGAAGGAGCCAGGCGAAGATctgaaattaatgaattcatagattttgaaaagaaaccaGTGGACATCAAAAAAACTTCATCAGTGGTCGCCACTACCAAACATGCACACGATGAATACGAAGATAATTTTCCAGGTAATGGGTTCTATCAGCCACccagaaatatttttcaaagatgtaTTGATTCTTTCAAACCACCATTAGATGGCTCTTTTGATACCaacaatttgaagagaTCTCTTAAGGCCCGTCACTTGATCATGATTGCCATTGGAGGATCCATTGGTACGGGTCTATTTGTTGGGTCCGGTCAAGCAATCGCCACTGGTGGTCCCCTTGCTGTTGTCATTGGATGGGCAATTGCAGGATCTCAAATCATCGGTACTATACATGGTTTGGGTGAGATTACAGTCAGATTCCCAGTGGTCGGTGCGTTTGCAAATTATAGTACTAGATTCCTGGATCCTAGTTTATCATTTGTCATCTCTACCATCTATGTTATACAATGGTTTTTTGTTCTTCCGTTAGAAATTATATCAAGTGCCATGACTGTTCAGTATTGGAATCAGTCCATTGATCCCGTCGTTTGGGTCGCCATTTTTTATTGTGCCATAGTCAGTATCAATTTATTTGGAGCAAGAGGATTTGGTGAAGCTGAATTCGTTTTTTCTAGTGTGAAAGTACTTACAATATGTGGGTTCATTATCCTATGTATTGTCTTAATTTGTGGTGGTGGTCCAGACCATGATTTTGTGGGTGCTAAATACTGGCATGATCCAGGTTGTCTTGCTCATGGGTTCCCTGGTGTTCTATCTGTGCTAGTCGTTGCTTCCTATTCCCTAGGTGGTACCGAAATGGTTTGTCTAGCAAGTGGGGAAACTGACCCAAAGGAATTACCAAGTGCTATTAAGCAAACTTTCTGGAGaatcttgttcttcttcctGGTCTCATTGACTTTAATTGGCTTCCTAGTACCATACACTAATGAAAACTTACTGGGTGGCTCATCTGTTAATAATTCACCTTTTGTCATCGCTATTAAACTACACCAAATTAAAGTATTACCATCCATTGTGAACGCCGTTATCTTAATTAGTATTCTGAGCGTTGGGAATTCATGCATTTTTGCCTCCAGTAGAACACTTTGTTCCATGGCACATCAGGGTTTGATTCCAAGGTTTTTCGGTTACATTGATCGTGCTGGGAGACCATTAACTGGTATTAttacaaattcattattcgGTCTATTGGCTTTCTTAGTTAAATCAAGTTCCATGAGTGAAGTGTTCGATTGGTTGATGGCTATTGCTGGTTTAGCAACATGTATCGTTTGGTTAAGTATTAACATATCACATATCAGATTTAGGTTGGCAATGAAAGCTCAGGGGAGGTCTCTAGATGAGCTGGAGTTTGTTAGTGCTGTTGGTATTTGGGGGTCAGCATATTCCGCCGttatcaattcattaatcCTAGTTGCTCAATTTTACTGTGCATTGTGGCCAATTGGGGGTTGGGAAAATAGTAGTATTAGAGCCAAAAAGTTCTTTCAGAGCTACTTATGTGCTTTAATTATGATAGTTTTGTTCGTCGGtcataaaatattttacagATACAAAACTGGAAAATGGTGGAGCATGCTTCCATTGAACAAGATTGATTTAGAAACTGATCGTAAGAATAtagatattgaaatattaaaacaagaaattgcCGAGAGAAACCGTCATTTGCGTGCAAGCCCATGGTATGTAAGATGGTATCATTTCTGGTGTTAAAAATACTTTATCATTATGGAAGAATGATCTTACGAATGTCTTTGTATATTATCTAAATATTCTCAAACCTAATAAATGTtataatagtaataataattataataataattgtgTGCTCTATTGTTACGTTTCGAATTTTTGAACTTAGAGATTCGATTGACACGGGGAAAAAAACTAAAAACAAATGCGCAAGCCGGGAATCGAACCCGGGGCCCAACGATGGCAACGTTGGATTTTACCACTAAACCACCTGCGCTTATTTTTGtaaaattataaattatTGGTTGACTACAAGTTAAGTTGGGAAAAGCTTTTTACTATTGGTATTCCCCACATATATCCAACAGAGGTTCACCGAACCTCAAATCAAATATCCCTTGTAACCGGAATTCCTCTAGGTATTGAAGCAATGATTGATCCTGATCCATAGGTCTCTAGAGGATCGGGCAAGAAATGTGCCAATTGAtggatgaaaatttttgaattgaaaatcaaaattatagCTCATCGCTGTAGAAagttattatttaatacaACCATAAAGGTAGCCACGGAATCAAACGAGAGAATATAGTATGTCAAAGagtgaagaaaatttaacg harbors:
- the NCAS0A08880 gene encoding serine/threonine-protein kinase (ancestral locus Anc_1.374); the encoded protein is MQDTSKVKQPEQVPGHKVAKSLNKFSGQPDSYVNKTNYIFGKTLGAGTFGVVRQARQLSSQEDVAVKILLKNALKGNDVQLQMLYDELSILQRLHHPNIVAFKDWFESRDKFYIVTQLATGGELFDRIIKKGKFTEVDAVNIMVQLLDAVKYIHSQNIVHRDLKPENVLYLDPSDESQLVIADFGIAKELKSNDDLIFKGAGSLGYVAPEVLTKEGHGKPCDIWSLGVITYTLLSGYSPFIAESVEGFLEECTRSRYPVQFHKPYWDSISDEAKDFILKALTIDPEERPSAEELMNDPWITSKHINTTNILPDVKKGFTLRKKLRDAIEIVKLNNRIKKLRNLYLSDESDSDLEENKIKSTVDELQSSLRALSLTPTNTAGNLSPEQRELKSALTRNTFAQIVNAATQNKGRLNDSGDNKDK
- the ESC8 gene encoding Esc8p (ancestral locus Anc_1.373), which produces MSDVIDLDSQDTDEAGMSSDSLVTSDVKTPVTSKVSTPSPSLKANKIEKPPKKKGQMTFADFKSIKVVHSPSDLSSFATGLRRSARVPSLRKNLNEEDLIDEMKTKPRRKEKDSTNDTNKMVKKLKTSSSLDNKNLENLSLNQNWSPNVPILSSDFIDKDSTKGLRIQDIFADVKNIPYAGTIMKLMTFLNKFSSFFSKDLSKLSFQTFEIGLDLYPATSATKKTSSLDDPIKAYSDFIPTKDIIDSQDKINLFLLTLLKLLFNIPKSGIFQSPELEQFRSSKTKFSNLFQQLRHKAIEWGYPKEWRVHPIAISKWEWDIFEKIDNGSPVDPKNPEILTNRLPEVPLMQPLPRESDPLYASNIDKKGILALNPSDRVTLLSVLVDWCLINSSVVHNEIQRLSHLKKDFPFGIVTDHAPRFIANGIAQTYEDFHALTSLMHRKLLNRNKKRSQLREDKRKDLSNKLNLVNEITKSLKGVKYKQGLITVADHSSKWSKLFIDEMMDTPVSYPYEDVYKLRMQEFLVGRISNCGDFYLPRLNTYGDSMDVFWFTDAPTLMRLLEDLSSNKIDKLNFYEQFGHLINIEFKLLFHDKRSMMKDILNAKTSEDSQYWFEISTDIESLDKFLSNIKELLATDKLIEQKSVRDQCTALVEYLAYFRELIHMLSNMKDEFQEIVSSSRRSRRTQEHEINYAVDNQYTDDYEDDVNEEYVDANDYSEEEYMEEGFSDNNYQEEEKSPADEEETKSETESQSRRDRSLRRAAQR
- the TLG2 gene encoding t-SNARE syntaxin TLG2 (ancestral locus Anc_1.372) — encoded protein: MFRDRTNLFLSYRRTFPHNAQFSTIGSGRKPFQDNENVGDLDLEAYPMVDMDSTSSSGKLDTLPPLFVEIARDIDEYLIEVASLMGKLTKLYKKNSLPGFEDKSRDESVIEDLSYKVIQNFQKCYNITKKLEKIFNTQMMEGKQLNKGELIILDNILKRYAQKIQGESNRFRVLQNSYLKFLNKDDLKPISAKPESDTSQMLLFEMEDNEQSNVEAQQDIDAYSRKTLQRQQELTTTNESSQQFLQQRDEEITQLAKGVLEVSTIFREMQGLIIDQGTVVDRIDYNLQNTTIQLKEANKELGQATVYQKRTQKCKIILLLSLCVIALFFFVMLKPSSSGGGGGGEGSRSHTDKQEDHKTPSRPKENNNSPANNIDESRPEIELKPETEDVKGALEDNTVRDLLDDTVIDEKLRIAII
- the TOS7 gene encoding Tos7p (ancestral locus Anc_1.371), coding for MSVSRKSTILFTIIAIAEFVSMAFLIICCVTAPVFKQIGLSKHESITYGVFGYCSNSDSGSTCSKAKASYDPYSLTDSTDSWKMNSNQRKILGKILIVVPIAAGLNFFSFLSITITAVVSLVSSGTTSAVLFALNLLLAILGFLLAALVCIITFLLFYPHMTWCSWLLIPAAALPLLMIPLIFVAHSSGSGSNTDGYDADEATMAILNEVNDSTRFSAADPYKNNNKATVLPDFQHNLISKENTTNTDLSSSLLGEKNGSDATVQAYEVEKSNSILAAEQDKNGRESYAAFSIIDNDSKLNPENKKNAQDMPYGLSASLASSNYSQKNVIQDQKSNKLLEDMLKPSSGLESTNNDHDDDDDKHSDFTSVSQRGVNPNYYNPPLPQQNYQNGPQTRQQPNYQAPYPQPSPNFPQQNGVNRNMNPQQRTMYPQSAGPDNSQAILQNNPNFLPNNGNMNARRANGRPHHNQYPYQQQPNNGFPRNNYGPTMPMNNTARYYPQNNQMPSSIPGGNSMHFKPAYKKRMANNNLPSATSFNAGGAYGFR
- the TAT2 gene encoding aromatic amino acid transmembrane transporter TAT2 (ancestral locus Anc_1.368), which encodes MTIQTSFTDEGARRRSEINEFIDFEKKPVDIKKTSSVVATTKHAHDEYEDNFPGNGFYQPPRNIFQRCIDSFKPPLDGSFDTNNLKRSLKARHLIMIAIGGSIGTGLFVGSGQAIATGGPLAVVIGWAIAGSQIIGTIHGLGEITVRFPVVGAFANYSTRFLDPSLSFVISTIYVIQWFFVLPLEIISSAMTVQYWNQSIDPVVWVAIFYCAIVSINLFGARGFGEAEFVFSSVKVLTICGFIILCIVLICGGGPDHDFVGAKYWHDPGCLAHGFPGVLSVLVVASYSLGGTEMVCLASGETDPKELPSAIKQTFWRILFFFLVSLTLIGFLVPYTNENLLGGSSVNNSPFVIAIKLHQIKVLPSIVNAVILISILSVGNSCIFASSRTLCSMAHQGLIPRFFGYIDRAGRPLTGIITNSLFGLLAFLVKSSSMSEVFDWLMAIAGLATCIVWLSINISHIRFRLAMKAQGRSLDELEFVSAVGIWGSAYSAVINSLILVAQFYCALWPIGGWENSSIRAKKFFQSYLCALIMIVLFVGHKIFYRYKTGKWWSMLPLNKIDLETDRKNIDIEILKQEIAERNRHLRASPWYVRWYHFWC